In a genomic window of uncultured Flavobacterium sp.:
- a CDS encoding TonB-dependent receptor gives MKLTKLLIFCISSLLFSVIAVAQDVTVNGVITDESGMPVPGATIVLKGTTKSTASDFDGKFQIQSPSNGVLTVTFIGYAPVSEAVNGRTKITIQLKPESQSLNEVVVVGYGTQKKSVVTGAISSVKAADLEKVPNGRVEQTLQGRVAGVSVAAVSGQPGEKSKVRIRGITTFREGGNDPLWVVDGIAVDANAIGFINQSDIESIEVLKDAASAAIYGTRAATGVILVTTKKGKSGKISVNYNGFAGVSGPAKKLDMLNATQYGAIMNEKSLADGGGIKYANPSALGQGTNWQDAIFNNSAFRYTHELSISGGGEKSTFYASFGIQDQEGIVATEISNYTKKNFRLNSTHKISDYFTFGQTFGYTHQVTKGIGNTNSEFGGPLSSAINLDPITPLVVTDPAVANTGFYTNPNIIRDPNGNPYGISSLVQQEMTNPLAYTQTRLGGYSWSDDFVGNAYLEANITPHLKFRTTLGGKLAYWGDQGFTPVFFLNPNMKADKNNYGQNNNKSFSWTLENILTYSNKFGDHSINVLAGQGAYVENIGGKIGVTMFGLPITSYRDASFNFDIPQADRVNVSEDFVQHKLASLFLRANYDFREKYLFTGIVRRDGSTRFGENKKFGVFPSFSLGWVISKEGFWKENNVVNTLKLRGGYGVVGNDNIDDFKYRALVVGGYNYSVGNTGGITTGYGNSTLPNADLGWEETSQTTIGLDAKLFNDFTLALDYYKKTTKGILRNVVIPGYVGVVDAPSANIADMDNSGFEVELGYKKRLGDFNLGVNANVAYLKNEITYVGSSTNYIVGDATFQSMGPVTRTQVGHSFNEFYGYKTAGIFQNEAEVAAYKNAAGGLIQPNAKPGDFRWTDSNGDGKITDDDKQFLGTNIPKYTFGLTINLDYKNFDFMAFTQGSAGSKIFQGLRRLDILNANYQTKALERWVGEGTSNDYPRLTNNDPNKNFSNMSDFYLENGNYLRLKIVQVGYTLPTGLSSKIGSDKIRFYLTGENLITFTKYTGYDPEIGGQVYGVDKGVYPQARSILLGANVQF, from the coding sequence ATGAAATTAACAAAATTACTTATTTTTTGTATTTCGTCTTTGTTATTCTCGGTTATAGCTGTGGCTCAGGATGTCACGGTTAACGGAGTAATAACTGATGAAAGTGGAATGCCAGTTCCGGGTGCTACTATTGTATTAAAAGGAACAACTAAGTCAACGGCATCGGATTTTGATGGAAAATTCCAAATTCAGTCACCTTCAAATGGTGTTTTAACAGTTACTTTTATTGGATATGCGCCAGTTAGTGAAGCTGTAAATGGGAGAACAAAAATTACAATTCAATTAAAACCAGAATCACAATCATTAAATGAGGTTGTAGTTGTTGGATATGGTACTCAAAAGAAATCTGTAGTAACTGGAGCTATTTCCAGCGTAAAAGCAGCTGATCTTGAAAAAGTACCAAACGGAAGAGTTGAACAAACATTACAAGGTAGAGTAGCGGGTGTATCTGTTGCTGCTGTTTCTGGACAACCTGGTGAAAAATCAAAGGTTCGTATTAGAGGTATAACTACTTTTAGAGAAGGTGGAAATGATCCTTTATGGGTTGTTGATGGTATTGCTGTAGACGCAAATGCTATTGGTTTCATCAATCAAAGTGATATCGAATCTATCGAGGTTCTTAAAGATGCTGCTTCTGCTGCAATCTATGGTACTCGTGCTGCAACTGGGGTTATCTTGGTTACAACTAAAAAAGGAAAATCAGGAAAAATCTCTGTAAACTATAATGGTTTTGCAGGTGTTTCTGGTCCGGCTAAAAAATTAGATATGCTTAATGCTACACAGTATGGAGCAATCATGAATGAGAAATCTTTAGCAGATGGCGGAGGTATTAAATATGCTAATCCATCAGCATTAGGACAAGGTACAAATTGGCAAGATGCAATTTTTAATAATTCTGCTTTTAGATATACTCACGAATTAAGTATTAGTGGTGGTGGTGAAAAATCTACTTTTTATGCTTCTTTCGGAATACAAGATCAAGAAGGTATTGTTGCAACAGAAATTTCAAACTATACAAAGAAAAATTTCCGTTTAAACTCTACACACAAAATTTCTGATTATTTTACTTTCGGACAAACTTTTGGATATACGCATCAAGTAACTAAAGGTATTGGAAATACAAACAGTGAATTTGGAGGACCTTTAAGTTCTGCAATTAACTTAGATCCAATTACTCCATTAGTTGTTACAGATCCTGCAGTTGCTAATACAGGTTTCTATACAAATCCAAATATTATAAGAGATCCAAACGGAAATCCTTACGGAATTTCTTCTTTAGTTCAACAAGAGATGACAAATCCTTTAGCTTATACGCAAACTAGATTGGGTGGATATAGCTGGTCGGATGATTTTGTTGGGAACGCTTATTTAGAGGCTAACATTACTCCTCATTTAAAATTCAGAACTACACTTGGTGGTAAATTAGCTTATTGGGGAGACCAAGGCTTTACTCCGGTTTTCTTCTTAAATCCAAACATGAAAGCTGATAAAAATAACTATGGACAGAATAATAATAAATCATTTTCATGGACTCTAGAAAATATTTTGACTTACTCTAATAAATTTGGTGATCACAGTATTAATGTTTTAGCAGGTCAAGGTGCTTATGTTGAAAACATTGGTGGTAAAATTGGAGTAACTATGTTTGGTCTGCCAATCACAAGTTATAGAGATGCTTCTTTTAATTTTGATATTCCTCAAGCTGACAGAGTAAACGTTTCAGAGGATTTTGTACAACACAAATTAGCTTCGTTGTTCTTACGTGCTAACTATGATTTTAGAGAAAAATATCTTTTCACAGGAATCGTTCGTCGTGATGGATCAACTCGTTTTGGTGAAAACAAAAAATTTGGAGTTTTCCCTTCATTCTCTTTAGGATGGGTAATTTCGAAAGAAGGATTCTGGAAAGAAAACAATGTAGTTAATACATTAAAATTACGTGGAGGTTACGGAGTTGTTGGTAACGATAACATCGATGATTTCAAATACAGAGCTTTAGTTGTTGGTGGATATAACTATTCTGTTGGAAACACAGGTGGAATTACAACTGGTTATGGAAACTCAACTTTACCTAATGCTGATTTAGGATGGGAAGAAACATCACAAACTACAATTGGTCTTGATGCAAAACTTTTCAATGATTTCACTCTTGCATTAGATTACTACAAAAAAACAACAAAAGGAATCTTAAGAAACGTTGTAATTCCTGGATATGTAGGAGTTGTTGATGCACCGTCTGCGAATATTGCAGATATGGATAACAGTGGTTTTGAGGTTGAATTGGGTTACAAGAAAAGACTTGGAGATTTTAACTTAGGTGTTAATGCGAATGTTGCTTACTTGAAAAATGAGATTACTTATGTTGGTTCATCTACAAACTACATTGTTGGAGATGCTACTTTCCAATCTATGGGACCTGTAACAAGAACACAAGTTGGTCACTCATTCAATGAATTCTATGGTTATAAAACAGCTGGTATTTTTCAAAATGAAGCAGAAGTTGCTGCTTACAAAAATGCTGCTGGAGGTTTAATTCAGCCAAATGCTAAACCTGGAGATTTCCGTTGGACAGATTCAAATGGTGATGGTAAAATTACAGATGATGATAAACAATTCTTAGGAACAAATATTCCTAAATACACTTTTGGTCTTACTATTAACTTAGACTACAAAAACTTTGATTTCATGGCATTTACTCAAGGATCTGCAGGAAGTAAAATTTTCCAAGGTCTAAGAAGACTTGATATCTTGAATGCAAACTATCAAACAAAAGCTTTAGAGCGTTGGGTTGGAGAAGGAACATCAAACGATTATCCTAGATTGACTAATAACGATCCAAACAAAAACTTCAGTAATATGTCTGATTTTTATCTTGAAAATGGAAATTACTTACGTTTAAAAATTGTTCAGGTTGGATACACACTTCCAACGGGCTTATCATCTAAGATTGGTTCAGATAAAATTCGTTTCTACTTAACTGGAGAGAATTTAATCACTTTTACAAAATACACAGGATATGATCCGGAAATTGGAGGTCAGGTTTATGGTGTAGATAAAGGAGTTTATCCACAAGCAAGATCTATTTTGTTAGGAGCTAACGTTCAATTTTAA
- a CDS encoding RagB/SusD family nutrient uptake outer membrane protein — protein sequence MKTIKFKYIYCAVALAALGGSCSEDFVTIDPKGKFDTSTYFSNEQQCYSALIGVYDPLRKNTGGFENLVAMLNAGSDDFYAGGGSATDGNGIQNFSTHSLSSISIPGSYWNDHYQGVSRANILLEKLPAASMDNAVRARFASEAKALRALYYFNLVRLFKNIPLVLVPLNTQTIYDPEQVKPEVVYAQIEKDLIEAIPNLPNTVDAKTEAGRLNKGAAQAILGKVYLFEGKNSDAATVLAQVNGTPGQTNQYGNKLLPAFSDLWVTSNKFNAESLLEVSHSSAGNTDWSFWGQGKDEGNSLNQMIGPRGYSRPKGSDAPDLPSGWAFNVATQKLYDAMQGDPRLDATILNIKALKAAGKADYIPAYQDTGLFLNKYLPRQSDVRTGGGNQELNYKQNSYIIRLADTYLMEAEALGSGARAQALLDAVRARVGLASVPVTLAAIKKERRLELAGEGHRFFDLVRWGDAAAALSDRGFDAGTDEIFPIPYTELNGTKLKQNPNYQ from the coding sequence ATGAAAACTATAAAATTTAAATACATATACTGTGCAGTTGCATTAGCAGCTCTAGGCGGATCTTGTTCTGAAGATTTTGTTACCATTGACCCAAAAGGAAAATTTGATACAAGTACTTACTTTTCTAATGAGCAACAATGTTATTCAGCTTTAATTGGAGTTTATGATCCGTTGAGAAAGAATACAGGTGGTTTCGAAAACTTAGTAGCAATGCTAAATGCAGGATCTGATGATTTTTATGCAGGAGGAGGAAGCGCAACAGATGGAAACGGAATTCAGAATTTCTCTACACACTCACTTAGTTCAATCAGTATTCCTGGTAGTTACTGGAATGACCACTATCAAGGTGTTTCAAGAGCAAATATCTTGTTAGAAAAACTTCCTGCAGCTTCTATGGATAATGCTGTAAGAGCTAGATTTGCTAGTGAAGCTAAAGCATTACGTGCACTTTACTATTTTAATTTAGTGAGATTGTTTAAAAACATTCCATTGGTTTTGGTACCATTAAATACACAGACTATTTATGATCCGGAACAAGTTAAACCAGAGGTAGTTTATGCACAAATAGAAAAAGATTTAATAGAAGCTATTCCTAATTTACCAAATACTGTTGATGCAAAAACAGAAGCAGGAAGACTTAATAAAGGAGCAGCACAAGCAATATTAGGAAAAGTATACTTGTTTGAAGGTAAAAATTCTGATGCAGCTACAGTTTTGGCTCAAGTAAATGGAACACCAGGTCAAACAAATCAATACGGAAATAAATTACTTCCTGCATTTAGCGATTTATGGGTGACTTCAAATAAATTTAATGCAGAATCACTTTTAGAAGTATCTCACAGTAGTGCAGGTAATACTGACTGGAGTTTCTGGGGACAAGGTAAAGACGAAGGAAACTCTTTGAACCAAATGATCGGGCCAAGAGGATATTCAAGACCAAAAGGTTCTGATGCACCAGATCTTCCTTCAGGATGGGCTTTTAACGTGGCAACTCAAAAATTGTATGATGCAATGCAAGGAGATCCAAGATTAGATGCTACTATTCTTAATATTAAAGCTTTAAAAGCAGCTGGTAAAGCAGATTATATTCCTGCTTATCAAGATACAGGTCTTTTCTTGAATAAATATCTTCCAAGACAATCAGACGTTCGTACTGGTGGAGGTAATCAGGAATTGAACTACAAACAAAATTCTTATATCATCAGACTTGCAGATACTTACCTAATGGAAGCAGAAGCTTTAGGTTCAGGAGCAAGAGCACAAGCTTTACTTGATGCAGTTAGAGCTAGAGTTGGATTAGCTTCTGTACCAGTTACGTTAGCAGCTATCAAAAAAGAAAGAAGATTAGAGTTAGCTGGTGAAGGTCATAGATTTTTTGACTTAGTAAGATGGGGAGATGCTGCAGCAGCATTATCTGATAGAGGTTTTGATGCAGGTACAGACGAGATTTTCCCTATACCTTACACAGAACTTAATGGTACTAAATTGAAACAAAATCCTAATTATCAGTAA
- a CDS encoding glycoside hydrolase family 30 protein, whose translation MKKNSSKILCFLFSLATFAQQPKTKKEFTTNGKKITVYTTAENSNLRLTSTDNLTFSASKQPLETESSVFVQPSKKFQTFMGIGGAITDASAEIFAKLSKEKQTEFLNAYYDKQKGIGYSLLRTTIQSSDFSSGSYSYIEEGDKDLKTFSIDHDRQFRIPLIKQAIKTAGGKLTTYVAPWSPNAFMKSNKNVLKGGTLLPEYYQTWANFYAKFIKAYEKEGIPIWGTSTQNEPMAIQTWESCVYTAEAERDFIKNFLGPTLKKEKLGNVKIIVWDHNRDLMNYRANVIYSDPEASKYVWGMGFHWYETWSGGASMFDNVGKVHEAYPDKGLMFTEGCIEKFDAAKYQFWGNGERYGISMINDFNNGTAAWTDWNILLDQNGGPNHVGNFCFSPIHADTTTGELIYTPSYYYIGHFSKFIHLNAVRVSTAVSRSALLSTSFLNTDGTMATIVMNQSDKELTYNLIIAAEKAVVKIPAHAIQTLVY comes from the coding sequence ATGAAAAAAAATAGTTCTAAAATTCTATGCTTTCTGTTTTCGCTGGCAACTTTTGCACAACAGCCAAAGACAAAAAAAGAATTTACAACCAATGGAAAAAAAATAACAGTTTATACTACAGCCGAGAACTCAAATTTAAGATTAACATCTACAGATAATTTAACTTTCTCAGCATCAAAACAACCTCTTGAAACAGAGTCGTCAGTTTTTGTACAACCATCAAAAAAGTTCCAAACCTTTATGGGAATTGGAGGCGCTATTACCGATGCAAGTGCTGAAATTTTTGCTAAACTTTCAAAAGAAAAACAAACAGAATTTTTAAATGCCTACTATGATAAACAAAAAGGTATAGGCTATTCATTGCTAAGAACCACGATACAAAGTTCTGATTTTAGCAGTGGAAGCTATTCTTATATCGAAGAAGGAGACAAAGATTTAAAAACGTTTTCGATTGATCACGATAGACAATTTCGCATTCCATTAATAAAGCAAGCCATAAAAACAGCAGGAGGAAAATTAACTACTTATGTTGCTCCTTGGTCGCCAAATGCTTTTATGAAAAGTAATAAAAACGTCCTGAAAGGCGGAACATTATTACCGGAATATTATCAAACATGGGCAAATTTTTATGCCAAGTTTATAAAAGCATATGAGAAAGAAGGAATTCCAATTTGGGGAACTTCAACTCAAAATGAACCAATGGCAATTCAAACCTGGGAATCTTGTGTTTATACTGCAGAAGCAGAAAGAGATTTTATTAAAAATTTCCTTGGGCCAACGCTGAAAAAAGAAAAACTGGGCAATGTAAAAATCATTGTATGGGATCATAATCGTGATTTAATGAACTACAGAGCCAATGTAATTTATTCTGATCCGGAAGCTTCAAAGTATGTTTGGGGAATGGGTTTTCACTGGTACGAAACATGGTCTGGCGGTGCATCAATGTTTGATAACGTAGGCAAAGTACATGAAGCATATCCTGACAAAGGATTAATGTTTACAGAAGGATGTATCGAAAAATTTGATGCAGCAAAATATCAATTTTGGGGTAACGGAGAAAGATATGGTATCTCTATGATTAATGATTTTAATAATGGAACAGCTGCATGGACAGATTGGAACATTCTTTTAGATCAAAACGGAGGACCAAATCATGTTGGAAACTTCTGTTTTTCACCAATTCATGCAGACACAACAACAGGCGAATTAATTTACACGCCATCGTATTATTATATCGGACATTTTTCAAAATTCATTCATTTGAATGCAGTAAGAGTTAGTACAGCAGTAAGCAGAAGCGCTTTATTAAGTACTTCATTTTTGAATACAGACGGAACAATGGCAACAATTGTCATGAATCAATCTGATAAAGAACTTACATACAATTTAATTATAGCTGCTGAAAAAGCAGTAGTAAAAATTCCTGCACATGCTATTCAGACATTAGTGTATTAA